In Saccharomonospora marina XMU15, one genomic interval encodes:
- a CDS encoding resuscitation-promoting factor, translated as MLEWPSELDDLDFSPEPQVTRHDVMTALGPDADMLMSEADVDVDELIRLINAETTMLPPIVLPDEASGDRSARPAQALQDPKEGLAGAVRTWKKRFLKGAVLAVMITLTGGGAAALAMNKSVTLDVDGERQTVRSFGDTVGEVLEDAGITVGAHDALSPSPQAAVGDGGVIKLERGRQLTLVVDGAERQSWVRATTVGEALTQLGLDDLDKQGTWFSTPVNGEVPLEGMRLEVKTLKHITLFDGGDKPRELTTNAVNAQELINELGLKLGPQDKVENGLDFKLLDGAEVRISRTGVSVVNRTETIEPPVRYIEDSDLEAGKEIVEDPGKAGEKVVTYRITQKNGKEIDREEISTKIVKKAKERVVRKGTKQPLISDAGVWDSLAQCESGGDWSINTGNGYYGGLQFNKSTWDAYGGDQYAAYPHEATREQQIAIATKVRDSRGGYGAWPACSSSLGLPQ; from the coding sequence ATGCTCGAGTGGCCGAGCGAGCTCGACGACCTCGACTTCTCGCCCGAACCGCAAGTCACGCGACACGACGTGATGACGGCTCTCGGCCCCGACGCCGACATGCTGATGTCCGAGGCCGACGTCGACGTCGACGAACTCATTCGGCTGATCAACGCCGAGACCACGATGCTTCCGCCGATCGTCCTTCCCGACGAGGCGAGCGGGGACCGTTCCGCGCGACCCGCGCAGGCGCTGCAGGACCCCAAGGAGGGCCTCGCGGGCGCGGTCAGGACCTGGAAGAAGCGCTTCCTCAAGGGCGCCGTGCTGGCGGTGATGATCACACTCACCGGTGGCGGCGCGGCCGCGCTGGCGATGAACAAGAGCGTCACGCTGGACGTGGACGGCGAGCGCCAGACCGTACGCAGCTTCGGCGACACGGTGGGCGAGGTGCTCGAGGACGCGGGCATCACCGTCGGCGCTCACGATGCGCTCTCCCCTTCGCCGCAGGCCGCCGTCGGCGACGGTGGCGTCATCAAGCTCGAGCGGGGCAGGCAGCTCACGCTCGTCGTGGACGGCGCGGAGCGGCAGTCGTGGGTGCGCGCCACGACCGTCGGCGAGGCGTTGACCCAACTCGGGCTCGACGACCTCGACAAGCAAGGCACCTGGTTCTCCACGCCGGTGAACGGCGAGGTGCCCTTGGAGGGCATGCGGCTGGAGGTCAAGACCCTCAAGCACATCACCCTCTTCGACGGCGGTGACAAGCCGCGCGAGCTGACCACCAATGCCGTGAACGCGCAGGAACTGATCAACGAACTCGGGCTGAAGCTCGGCCCGCAGGACAAGGTCGAGAACGGGCTGGACTTCAAGCTCCTCGACGGCGCTGAGGTGCGCATCAGCCGCACCGGTGTCTCCGTGGTGAATCGCACCGAGACCATCGAGCCGCCGGTCCGCTACATCGAGGACTCCGATCTCGAGGCGGGCAAGGAGATCGTCGAGGACCCCGGCAAGGCGGGCGAGAAGGTCGTCACCTACCGGATCACCCAGAAGAACGGCAAGGAGATCGACCGCGAGGAGATCTCCACCAAGATCGTCAAGAAGGCCAAGGAGCGGGTCGTCCGCAAGGGCACCAAGCAGCCGCTGATCAGCGATGCGGGCGTGTGGGATTCCCTCGCGCAGTGCGAGTCCGGCGGCGACTGGTCCATCAACACCGGCAACGGCTACTACGGTGGGCTGCAGTTCAACAAGTCCACCTGGGATGCCTACGGCGGCGATCAGTACGCGGCCTACCCCCACGAGGCAACCCGTGAGCAGCAGATCGCGATCGCCACGAAGGTGCGCGACTCCCGTGGTGGCTACGGCGCCTGGCCCGCCTGCTCCTCGTCGCTGGGCCTGCCGCAGTAG